The following are from one region of the Physeter macrocephalus isolate SW-GA unplaced genomic scaffold, ASM283717v5 random_337, whole genome shotgun sequence genome:
- the LZTS2 gene encoding leucine zipper putative tumor suppressor 2 has product MAIVQTLPVPLEPAPEAATAPQAAAMGSVSSLISGRPCPGGPAPPRHHGPPGPTFFRQQDGLLQGGYEAQEPLCPAVPPRKTVPGTNFTYVNEDFRTESPPSPSSDIEDAREQRARNAHLRGPPPKLIPVSGKLEKNMEKIVIRPTAFKPVLPKPRGAPSLPSFLGPRAAGLSGSQGSLTQLFGGPASSSSSSSSSAADKPLTLSGWASSCPSGTLSDSGRNSLSSLPTYSTGGAEPATNSPGGHLPSHGPGRGALPGPARGVPTGPSHSDSGRSSSSKSTGSLGGRMAGGLLGSGPRASPDSSSCGERSPPPPPPPPPPSDEALLHCVLEGKLRDREAELQQLRDSLDESEVYEERQRHWQREALREDGAAQAQRAQRAQQLLQLQVFQLQQEKRQLQDDFAQLLQEREQLERRCATFEREQRELGPRLEETKWEVCQKSGEISLLKQQLKESQAELVQKGSELVALRVALREARAALRVSEGRARGLQEAARTRELELEACSQELQRHRQEAERLREKAGQLDTEAAGLREPPVPPATADPFLLAESDEAKAQRAAAGVGGSLRAQVERLRAELQRERRRGEEQRDSFEEERLAWQAEKEQVIRYQKQLQHNYIQMYRRNRQLEQELQQLSLELEARELADLGLAEPAPCICLEEITATEI; this is encoded by the exons ATGGCCATTGTGCAGACGCTGCCAGTGCCACTGGAGCCCGCTCCTGAGGCCGCCACTGCCCCACAAGCTGCAGCCATGGGCAGCGTGAGCAGCCTCATCTCAGGCCGGCCCTGCCCTGGGGGGCCGGCTCCTCCCCGCCATCACGGTCCCCCTGGGCCCACCTTCTTCCGCCAGCAGGATGGGCTGCTGCAGGGTGGCTATGAGGCACAGGAGCCGCTGTGCCCAGCTGTGCCCCCCAGGAAGACTGTCCCTGGCACCAACTTTACCTACGTCAATGAAGACTTCCGGACAGAGTCACCCCCCAGCCCAAGCAGTGACATCGAAGATGCCCGAGAGCAGCGGGCACGCAATGCCCATCTCCGCGGTCCCCCACCAAAGCTCATCCCTGTCTCCGGAAAGCTGGAGAAG AACATGGAGAAAATTGTGATCCGCCCAACAGCCTTCAAGCCAGTGCTGCCCAAACCTCGAGGGGCACCATCCCTACCTAGCTTCCTGGGTCCTCGGGCCGCCGGACTGTCAGGGAGCCAAGGCAGCCTAACGCAGCTGTTTGGGggccctgcctcctcctcctcctcctcctcctcttcggCTGCCGACAAACCCCTGACACTGAGTGGATGGGCCAGCAGCTGTCCATCGGGGACTCTATCCGACTCCGGCCGAAACTCACTGTCCAGCTTGCCCACTTACAGCACCGGGGGTGCAGAGCCAGCCACCAACTCCCCAGGCGGGCACCTGCCTTCCCACGGCCCTGGGCGGGGGGCACTGCCTGGGCCAGCCCGAGGGGTCCCCACTGGGCCCTCCCACTCAGACAGCGGCCGATCTTCCTCCAgcaagagcacaggctccctgggGGGCCGCATGGCCGGGGGACTCTTGGGCAGCGGTCCCCGGGCCTCCCCTGACAGCAGCTCTTGTGGGGAACGCTCCCcgccaccccctccaccccctccacccccttcgGACGAGGCCCTGCTGCATTGTGTTCTGGAAGGAAAGCTCCGAGACCGGGAGGCAGAGCTGCAGCAGCTGCGGGACAGTCTGGACGAGAGCGAG GTGTACGAGGAACGGCAGCGGCACTGGCAGCGCGAGGCCCTGCGAGAGGACGGCGCGGCCCAGGCGCAGCGGGCACAGCGGGCCCAACAGCTGCTGCAGCTTCAGGTGTTCCAGCTGCAGCAGGAGAAGCGGCAGCTGCAGGATGACTTTGCGCAGCTGCTGCAGGAACGTGAGCAGCTGGAGCGGCGCTGCGCCACCTTCGAGCGGGAGCAGCGGGAGCTCGGGCCACGGCTGGAGGAGACCAAGTGGGAG GTGTGCCAGAAGTCAGGCGAGATCTCCCTCCTGAAGCAGCAATTGAAGGAATCTCAGGCAGAGCTGGTGCAGAAGGGCAGCGAGCTGGTGGCCCTGCGAGTGGCGCTGCGGGAGGCCCGGGCGGCGCTGCGGGTCAGTGAGGGCCGGGCGCGGGGCCTCCAGGAGGCGGCCCGAACACGGGAACTGGAGCTGGAGGCCTGTTCCCAGGAGCTGCAGCGGCACCGCCAGGAGGCTGAGCGGCTGCGGGAGAAAGCTGGGCAGTTGGACACCGAGGCGGCCGGACTCCGGGAACCCCCTGTGCCTCCTGCCACTGCTGACCCATTCCTCCTGGCAGAGAGTGATGAGGCCAAGGCACAGCGGGCAGCAGCCGGGGTTGGAGGCAGCCTGCGGGCCCAGGTGGAGCGGCTCCGGGCGGAGCTACAGCGGGAGCGGCGGCGAGGCGAGGAGCAGCGGGACAGCTTCGAGGAGGAGCGGCTGGCCTGGCAGGCGGAGAAGGAGCAGGTGATCCGCTACCAGAAGCAGCTGCAGCACAACTACATCCAGATGTACCGACGCAACCGGCAGCTGGAGCAGGAGCTGCAGCAGCTCAGCCTGGAGCTGGAGGCCCGGGAACTCGCGGACCTGGGCCTGGCGGAGCCAGCTCCCTGCATCTGCCTGGAGGAGATCACTGCCACCGAAATCTAG